A genomic region of Miscanthus floridulus cultivar M001 chromosome 3, ASM1932011v1, whole genome shotgun sequence contains the following coding sequences:
- the LOC136545901 gene encoding tubulin-folding cofactor C-like — translation MEPEPDQLKAATGGGHRKHLAMLERLSKRSSSSAGASPSDSSDASPVEAFLSRFAGAKLDTESSLSACRSSSSGDDATASLAAAAAAIDGIDRLIAEASHALPPYELRAALATAADLRAAHRVAASELRPKKSFSFRNKNRNLKNPPQDHVTASPPQPPPPEQPKPSLDAILPGFGFRGKNGATFVKDLRVSNDKDGDFTLADLVSCEVYLKGKYRALYIHKLRDCRVFVGAVLGSVLIEDVQGCIFVMAAHQIRIHEARVTDFYLQVRSRPIIEDCSGVRFAPYVLNYEGIEEDLKDSGLEEETGNWANVDDFKWLKAMQSPNWCLVPEEEWLQTVNISEVHEQEDDI, via the coding sequence aTGGAGCCGGAGCCTGATCAGCTAAAGGCCGCCACCGGTGGGGGCCACCGCAAGCACCTCGCCATGCTCGAGCGCCTCTCCAAgcgctcttcctcctctgccgGCGCCTCACCCTCGGATTCCTCTGACGCCTCGCCCGTCGAGGCCTTCCTTTCCCGCTTCGCCGGCGCCAAGCTCGACACGGAGTCATCACTCTCCGCCTGCCGCTCCTCCTCTTCCGGAGACGACGCAACCGCATCTCTGGCGGCTGCTGCGGCCGCCATCGATGGCATCGATCGCCTCATCGCCGAGGCGTCCCATGCGCTGCCCCCCTACGAGCTGCGCGCCGCCCTCGCCACAGCCGCCGACCTCCGCGCGGCACACAGGGTCGCCGCCTCTGAGCTCCGGCCCAAGAAGTCCTTCTCCTTCAGGAACAAGAACAGGAATCTCAAGAACCCGCCTCAGGATCATGTCACCGCATCGCCACCGCAGCCACCTCCTCCGGAGCAGCCGAAGCCTAGTCTGGACGCGATCCTACCAGGGTTCGGGTTCCGGGGCAAGAACGGCGCCACCTTTGTGAAGGATCTGCGAGTCTCCAACGACAAGGATGGGGATTTCACGCTCGCGGATTTGGTTTCCTGCGAGGTCTATCTTAAGGGCAAATACCGGGCTCTGTACATCCACAAGCTGAGAGATTGCCGTGTGTTCGTTGGAGCTGTTCTTGGTTCTGTGCTTATAGAGGACGTCCAAGGCTGCATATTTGTGATGGCAGCACACCAGATCAGGATTCATGAGGCGAGGGTGACGGATTTCTACTTGCAGGTGAGGAGTAGGCCTATCATTGAGGATTGCAGTGGTGTAAGATTTGCACCATATGTTTTGAATTATGAAGGGATTGAAGAAGATTTAAAGGACTCTGGACTTGAGGAGGAGACCGGTAATTGGGCTAATGTGGATGACTTCAAGTGGCTCAAGGCAATGCAGTCACCAAATTGGTGTTTGGTTCCAGAGGAAGAATGGTTGCAGACTGTCAACATTTCGGAGGTTCATGAACAGGAGGATGATATCTGA